A single region of the Lysinibacillus sp. B2A1 genome encodes:
- a CDS encoding menaquinol-cytochrome C reductase produces the protein MSNNRVSRRQFLSYTLTGVGGFMAAGMLMPMVRFAIDPVLQNHGGGDFIQTEHKIADITDTPVKVDLKFEQVDAWYKSEVTNMAWVYKEGDQIIALSPVCKHLGCMVNWGQDSAHPDQFFCPCHAGRYEKNGNNVPGTPPTGPLDEYEVSEKDGYLMLGPTKANTLVK, from the coding sequence ATGAGTAATAATCGAGTTTCACGTCGTCAATTCCTAAGCTATACACTAACTGGTGTAGGTGGCTTTATGGCGGCAGGTATGCTGATGCCAATGGTCCGTTTTGCGATTGACCCAGTGCTACAAAATCATGGCGGTGGGGATTTTATACAAACAGAGCATAAAATCGCTGATATTACTGACACACCTGTTAAAGTTGACTTAAAATTTGAACAAGTTGATGCATGGTACAAATCAGAAGTAACAAATATGGCATGGGTTTACAAAGAGGGTGACCAAATTATAGCCTTATCTCCTGTTTGTAAGCATTTAGGATGTATGGTGAACTGGGGACAAGATTCAGCACACCCAGATCAATTCTTCTGTCCTTGTCATGCTGGACGTTACGAGAAAAACGGTAATAACGTTCCAGGTACACCACCTACAGGTCCGTTGGATGAATATGAAGTATCAGAAAAAGATGGTTACTTAATGCTGGGTCCAACTAAAGCAAATACTCTAGTTAAATAA
- a CDS encoding cytochrome b6 (electron transport protein) — translation MLNKIYDWVDERLDITPIWRDIADHEVPEHVNPAHHFSAFVYCFGGLTFFITVIQILSGMFLTMYYVPDVVNAWKSVYYLQNEVAFGEIVRGMHHWGASLVIVMMFLHTLRVFFTGSYKKPRELNWMVGVGIFGVMMGLGFTGYLLPWDMKALFATKVGIEIAASVPFIGGIIKILLAGDSTILGAQTLTRFFAIHVFFLPAVLFGLLAAHFIMIRRQGISGPL, via the coding sequence GTGCTAAATAAAATTTATGATTGGGTCGATGAACGCCTAGATATTACACCGATTTGGCGTGATATTGCAGACCATGAAGTGCCTGAGCACGTAAACCCTGCACATCATTTTTCAGCATTCGTTTACTGTTTTGGTGGATTAACGTTCTTCATTACAGTTATACAAATTCTATCTGGTATGTTTTTAACAATGTACTATGTACCAGACGTAGTGAATGCATGGAAGTCAGTTTATTATTTACAAAACGAAGTAGCATTTGGTGAGATCGTACGCGGTATGCACCACTGGGGAGCTTCATTAGTAATCGTAATGATGTTCTTACATACGCTTCGTGTATTCTTTACAGGTTCTTATAAGAAACCTCGTGAATTAAACTGGATGGTTGGTGTAGGTATTTTTGGGGTAATGATGGGTCTTGGCTTTACAGGATACTTATTACCGTGGGATATGAAAGCATTATTCGCTACAAAAGTAGGTATCGAAATTGCTGCATCTGTACCGTTTATCGGTGGGATAATTAAAATCTTATTAGCGGGTGACTCTACGATTCTTGGAGCTCAAACGTTAACACGATTCTTTGCGATTCATGTATTCTTCTTACCTGCAGTATTGTTTGGGTTACTTGCAGCGCACTTTATCATGATTCGTCGTCAAGGAATTTCAGGACCGTTGTAA
- a CDS encoding cytochrome C oxidase Cbb3, whose amino-acid sequence MHRGKGMKFVGDSRIKASHRMPNVPKDYSEYPGKTEAFWPNFLLKEWMVGAVFLIAYLLLTVAHPSPLEGPADPTRAYTPLPDWYFLSMYQLLKYSFASGPYQVIGTLVIPGLAFGALLLMPFLDRGPERRPSKRPLPTAFMLLTLAAMFYLTWESVVNHDWEAQKAMGAIVEEVEVEIDESLPGFAIWNGDTGEQAKSCIGCHAADLKGGPAAPKLVGNTLTAEEIEDIIHNGRGDMPPGAFTGTDEEAKQLAEFIASLKAKE is encoded by the coding sequence ATGCATCGCGGAAAAGGAATGAAATTTGTCGGCGATTCTCGTATTAAAGCGAGTCACAGAATGCCGAACGTTCCAAAGGATTATTCTGAGTATCCAGGTAAGACGGAAGCTTTCTGGCCAAACTTCTTACTTAAAGAGTGGATGGTAGGTGCTGTATTCTTAATTGCTTATTTATTATTAACAGTTGCCCATCCATCACCACTTGAAGGGCCAGCAGATCCAACTAGAGCCTATACACCACTACCGGACTGGTACTTCTTATCTATGTATCAACTTTTAAAATACTCATTTGCTTCTGGTCCATACCAAGTCATTGGAACCCTTGTAATTCCAGGTCTTGCATTTGGAGCACTATTATTAATGCCATTTTTAGACAGAGGTCCAGAACGTCGTCCATCTAAACGTCCGTTACCAACTGCGTTTATGTTATTAACTTTGGCTGCTATGTTCTACTTAACTTGGGAGTCAGTTGTTAATCACGACTGGGAAGCTCAAAAAGCTATGGGTGCCATTGTAGAAGAGGTTGAAGTTGAAATTGATGAATCTCTACCAGGATTTGCTATTTGGAATGGTGACACTGGTGAACAAGCTAAATCTTGTATCGGTTGTCACGCTGCTGACTTAAAAGGTGGTCCAGCTGCTCCAAAATTAGTTGGTAATACACTAACAGCTGAAGAAATTGAAGATATTATTCACAATGGTCGCGGTGATATGCCACCTGGTGCATTTACTGGTACAGATGAAGAAGCGAAGCAATTAGCTGAATTTATTGCAAGCTTAAAAGCTAAAGAATAG
- a CDS encoding DUF1405 domain-containing protein: MQITRANIWYLLTHKSFLVVLLIINLLGTIYGYYWYGGQLAITKPIFYIFVPDSPTASLFFCFVLLVWIKGKSWPLMEVLALVTLVKYGIWADVMNIWTLIETGSIGWQGWMLVGSHFAMAVQAILYIGKYVFTYWHIAVAAVWTLHNDVIDYVFGQMPMYRDLADYTNYIGYFTFWLSIACIFLAIFSIRWRKYLLK; the protein is encoded by the coding sequence ATGCAAATTACACGTGCAAATATCTGGTATCTCCTTACACATAAATCATTTTTAGTTGTACTACTCATTATTAATCTACTTGGAACAATCTACGGCTATTATTGGTATGGCGGGCAGCTAGCAATAACAAAGCCTATTTTTTATATTTTTGTGCCAGATAGCCCAACTGCCAGCTTATTCTTTTGTTTTGTTTTGTTAGTTTGGATTAAGGGAAAGAGTTGGCCTTTGATGGAAGTGCTTGCTCTTGTCACGTTAGTGAAATATGGAATTTGGGCAGATGTGATGAATATTTGGACCCTGATTGAAACAGGCTCGATTGGCTGGCAAGGATGGATGCTGGTAGGCTCCCATTTTGCAATGGCTGTTCAAGCGATCCTTTATATTGGGAAATACGTTTTTACATACTGGCATATTGCTGTGGCAGCAGTTTGGACATTACATAATGATGTGATTGATTATGTTTTTGGACAAATGCCCATGTACCGTGACTTAGCGGATTATACTAACTATATTGGCTATTTTACATTTTGGTTATCAATTGCATGTATATTTTTAGCTATTTTCTCAATTAGGTGGCGCAAATATTTGCTGAAATAA
- a CDS encoding Zn-dependent protease, protein MYIVYFAIILLLPLYAQMKVKGTYNKFAKERTMKGQTGAEVARAILDANGLYDVRVVPTQGVLSDHYNPATKTVALSESNFYEASVAGAAVAAHEVGHAIQHKEAYSMLTLRSKLVPVANISSNASWIFVMIGIFASNPKFLLLGIVLLAAGVVFQLVTLPVEFDASKRALVQMNSLGIITNEEERPARKVLSAAALTYVAAAAVAVLELLRLVLIFTNMRSDD, encoded by the coding sequence ATGTATATTGTTTATTTTGCGATTATATTGCTACTGCCGCTCTATGCTCAAATGAAGGTCAAGGGCACGTACAATAAGTTTGCGAAAGAACGTACAATGAAGGGACAAACAGGTGCAGAGGTAGCGCGTGCGATTTTAGATGCGAACGGTTTATATGATGTACGAGTTGTTCCAACGCAGGGTGTTTTGTCGGACCATTACAATCCGGCAACAAAAACGGTTGCTTTATCAGAAAGTAACTTTTATGAAGCGAGTGTTGCAGGTGCTGCTGTTGCTGCCCATGAGGTAGGCCACGCCATCCAACATAAAGAAGCTTATTCCATGCTTACATTACGTAGTAAGCTCGTTCCGGTAGCAAATATTTCATCCAATGCATCTTGGATATTTGTAATGATTGGTATTTTTGCTTCTAATCCGAAATTCTTGTTGTTAGGTATCGTCCTACTAGCTGCAGGCGTAGTTTTCCAATTAGTAACCTTACCAGTTGAATTTGATGCATCCAAGCGTGCGTTAGTGCAAATGAATTCATTAGGTATTATTACAAATGAAGAAGAGCGCCCAGCACGAAAAGTGTTAAGTGCAGCGGCATTAACATATGTTGCAGCTGCAGCGGTAGCTGTCTTAGAATTATTACGTTTAGTGTTAATCTTTACAAATATGCGTAGTGATGATTAA
- a CDS encoding nucleotide pyrophosphohydrolase, with protein MTEQMTMQALQQRVDDYIGQFKEGYFPPFELLARLTEELGELSREVQDAYGQKKKKSTEGTNSIEEELGDFFFVLVCFANAQGIKLDEALLRVIHKFETRDKDRWTRKDEE; from the coding sequence ATGACTGAACAAATGACAATGCAAGCTTTACAGCAGCGTGTTGATGATTATATAGGACAATTTAAGGAAGGATATTTCCCACCCTTTGAATTATTGGCACGATTGACAGAGGAGCTTGGTGAATTATCACGAGAGGTACAGGATGCTTATGGACAAAAAAAGAAAAAGAGTACAGAGGGAACTAATAGCATTGAAGAAGAATTAGGCGACTTTTTCTTTGTGTTAGTTTGCTTTGCCAATGCACAAGGAATTAAATTAGATGAAGCACTTTTACGCGTCATACATAAATTTGAAACGAGAGATAAGGATCGCTGGACTAGAAAGGATGAGGAATAA
- a CDS encoding 4-hydroxy-tetrahydrodipicolinate reductase, translating to MSIRVAIAGPRGKMGAEAVHTVMKHDKMELVAVLDYKEVGKTLADLDMFPASYTVPVFTEMHDLVEATAPDVLVDLTNPHAVYNHTKEALHLNVRPVIGTTGFTDRQLEELSAIAKEKELGCIIAPNFAIGAILMMKFAKEAAKYLPDVEIIEMHHDQKLDAPSGTAVKTAQLIQEVRAPKVQGHPEEKETIAGARGGEFDGMRIHSVRLPGLVAHQQVLFGGDGQLLTIRHDSLNRNSFMSGIAFCVEEVMKMDQLVYGLENII from the coding sequence ATGTCGATACGTGTAGCAATTGCAGGACCAAGGGGAAAAATGGGAGCAGAAGCTGTACATACAGTCATGAAACATGACAAAATGGAATTAGTAGCTGTACTAGATTATAAGGAAGTAGGAAAAACGTTAGCTGATTTAGACATGTTTCCAGCGAGCTATACAGTACCTGTATTTACAGAAATGCATGATCTTGTAGAAGCAACGGCACCAGACGTATTAGTGGATTTAACGAACCCACATGCCGTATATAACCATACAAAAGAAGCATTACATTTAAATGTACGACCTGTTATAGGTACAACAGGCTTTACAGATAGACAGCTAGAAGAATTATCTGCAATTGCAAAAGAAAAAGAGCTTGGCTGCATTATTGCCCCAAACTTTGCAATCGGCGCAATATTGATGATGAAGTTCGCGAAGGAAGCGGCAAAATACTTACCCGATGTAGAAATTATTGAAATGCACCACGATCAAAAGCTAGATGCACCATCTGGGACGGCTGTTAAAACGGCACAATTGATTCAAGAGGTTAGAGCACCAAAAGTGCAAGGACATCCTGAAGAAAAAGAAACGATTGCTGGCGCTAGAGGAGGAGAGTTTGATGGCATGCGTATACATTCAGTCCGACTACCAGGTTTAGTAGCACACCAACAAGTTTTATTTGGTGGAGATGGGCAGTTATTAACGATTCGCCATGATTCTTTAAATCGTAATTCTTTTATGTCAGGTATAGCCTTTTGCGTAGAAGAGGTCATGAAAATGGATCAGCTTGTATATGGTTTAGAAAACATCATCTAA
- the mgsA gene encoding methylglyoxal synthase — MKIALIAHDCKKDNLVQFAIAYKDILNEHHLYATGTTGQRVIEATGLEVTRFCSGPLGGDQQIGAMIANNDMDMVIFFRDPLTAQPHEPDVSALIRLCDVYQVPLATNMGTAEILLKGLQEGFVDWRLIQERRN; from the coding sequence ATGAAAATCGCACTAATTGCACATGATTGTAAAAAAGATAATTTAGTACAGTTTGCTATTGCTTACAAAGATATTTTAAATGAACATCATTTGTATGCTACAGGAACAACAGGACAACGCGTAATTGAAGCTACAGGTTTAGAGGTTACACGTTTTTGTTCAGGTCCACTTGGCGGAGATCAACAGATTGGCGCAATGATTGCCAATAATGATATGGATATGGTTATTTTTTTCCGTGATCCTTTAACAGCACAACCACATGAGCCAGATGTTTCTGCACTTATCCGTCTCTGTGATGTTTACCAAGTGCCACTGGCAACAAATATGGGAACGGCAGAAATACTACTGAAGGGCCTACAAGAGGGCTTTGTGGATTGGAGATTGATTCAAGAGAGACGAAATTAA
- the bshA gene encoding N-acetyl-alpha-D-glucosaminyl L-malate synthase BshA: MRKLKIGITCYPTVGGSGVIATELGKMLAERGHEIHFITSSVPFRLNKIYPTVFFHEVEVNNYSVFQYPPYDIALASKMADVIKDEELDVLHVHYAIPHAVCAVLAREMSGREVGIVTTLHGTDISVLGQDSTLSQAIKYGIDKSDIVTTVSQALKEQTYELIDTIKPIETIYNFVDEREYFPRNTGNLKEQFGIQDDEKVIIHVSNFRKIKNLPHIVDAFMKIRANMKAKLLLVGDGPEKHRVMDQVKESPYVKDVLFLGKQENLAELYAISDLKLLLSQQESFGLVLLEAMACGVPCIGSDVGGIPEVIDHGVDGYIVELGDTDAVAEYAVNLLQDEEKLQRFRKAAIRAVDEKFHSSKIVEQYEKLYEKVAERNHAKQ, from the coding sequence ATGAGAAAGCTAAAAATCGGCATTACCTGTTATCCAACTGTTGGAGGCTCTGGTGTCATTGCGACAGAATTAGGAAAAATGCTAGCAGAGAGAGGACACGAAATTCATTTCATCACCTCAAGCGTACCATTTCGATTGAATAAAATTTATCCAACCGTCTTTTTCCATGAAGTTGAAGTGAATAACTATTCGGTATTTCAATATCCGCCATATGATATCGCTTTAGCGAGTAAGATGGCTGATGTCATTAAGGATGAAGAGCTGGACGTATTGCATGTACATTATGCTATTCCACATGCAGTATGTGCGGTATTAGCACGTGAGATGAGCGGGCGAGAGGTTGGCATTGTCACAACCTTACATGGCACAGATATATCGGTGCTAGGGCAGGATTCCACCCTATCACAGGCCATAAAATATGGAATTGATAAATCTGATATTGTTACTACAGTATCCCAAGCTTTAAAGGAACAAACTTATGAATTGATAGATACGATAAAACCTATAGAAACGATTTACAACTTTGTAGATGAACGTGAATACTTCCCTCGGAATACAGGTAATTTAAAGGAACAATTTGGTATTCAAGATGATGAAAAAGTCATTATCCACGTCTCTAACTTCCGTAAAATTAAGAATCTTCCGCATATTGTGGATGCATTTATGAAAATTCGTGCGAATATGAAGGCAAAATTATTATTAGTAGGAGATGGGCCAGAAAAACATCGTGTGATGGACCAAGTAAAGGAAAGTCCTTATGTAAAAGATGTTTTATTTTTAGGCAAGCAAGAAAACTTGGCTGAATTGTATGCCATCAGTGACCTAAAATTATTACTTTCACAGCAGGAATCATTTGGGTTAGTTTTATTGGAAGCAATGGCGTGTGGAGTGCCTTGTATAGGCTCAGATGTTGGTGGAATTCCTGAGGTGATTGATCATGGTGTGGATGGTTATATAGTAGAATTAGGGGATACAGATGCTGTAGCAGAATACGCTGTGAATTTATTGCAGGATGAAGAAAAATTACAACGTTTCCGTAAAGCTGCTATCCGTGCTGTCGATGAAAAATTCCATTCATCTAAAATCGTTGAGCAATATGAAAAATTGTACGAAAAGGTTGCGGAAAGAAATCATGCAAAACAATAA
- a CDS encoding CCA tRNA nucleotidyltransferase yields MQNNKEWQAAYSVLDQLENAGFEAVIVGGAVRDTILSRPAHDVDVATNAMPEEVKIVFNHTADIGIQHGTVLVIVPAGSVEVTTFRTDRQYTDHRRPEEVRFVRSLKEDLQRRDFTMNAIAMRRDGSFVDFYGGRQDIEAGIIRAVGNPQIRFTEDALRMLRAVRFTAQLGFEIEFTTLKAIQNKAADISWIANERIKAELDKMWTGKDVFKGIKILEESGLANYLYGSFEADQWCDFKAENKLVGWAYFTVLQGECWQDILRNYRLSNKEIGFVKAVLAALDALKRGWSNMDYLMFTQQELETASYVAELRQLSVHKPLQSIAELQAQLPIKHQQELVVNGSDLLTWSGKKGGPWVKEALQKMLEAVVNGELQNDRQQIKEWIEHEYFHEG; encoded by the coding sequence ATGCAAAACAATAAAGAATGGCAAGCAGCCTATTCAGTTTTAGACCAATTAGAAAATGCAGGCTTTGAAGCAGTAATCGTTGGTGGTGCGGTGCGAGATACAATACTCAGCCGCCCTGCCCACGATGTAGATGTGGCGACAAATGCCATGCCAGAAGAAGTAAAGATCGTTTTTAATCATACAGCTGATATAGGTATTCAGCATGGGACGGTACTTGTTATCGTGCCTGCCGGATCAGTAGAGGTAACGACATTTCGCACTGACAGGCAATATACGGATCACCGTAGACCGGAGGAAGTGCGGTTTGTACGTTCGTTAAAAGAAGATTTACAGCGTCGAGACTTTACGATGAATGCCATTGCGATGCGTCGTGATGGCTCATTTGTTGATTTTTATGGTGGACGTCAGGATATTGAGGCTGGTATTATTCGCGCTGTAGGTAATCCGCAGATTCGATTTACTGAGGATGCATTACGCATGCTTCGAGCGGTACGGTTTACAGCGCAGCTTGGTTTTGAAATTGAATTTACTACATTGAAGGCGATACAGAACAAGGCAGCTGATATTTCCTGGATTGCAAATGAACGCATTAAAGCAGAGCTTGATAAGATGTGGACAGGGAAAGATGTTTTTAAGGGTATTAAAATTCTTGAAGAAAGTGGTTTAGCTAATTATTTGTATGGTTCTTTTGAGGCTGATCAGTGGTGTGATTTTAAGGCTGAAAATAAGCTGGTGGGCTGGGCATATTTTACGGTGTTACAGGGTGAATGCTGGCAAGACATATTGCGGAACTATCGATTATCAAATAAGGAAATCGGATTTGTTAAGGCCGTGTTAGCTGCTTTAGATGCCTTAAAAAGAGGCTGGTCAAACATGGATTACTTGATGTTTACGCAGCAAGAACTTGAAACAGCCAGCTATGTTGCAGAGCTGAGACAACTTAGCGTTCACAAACCACTGCAAAGTATAGCTGAATTACAGGCTCAGCTTCCTATAAAACATCAGCAGGAATTAGTAGTAAACGGTTCGGACTTATTAACATGGTCTGGAAAAAAGGGTGGACCATGGGTAAAAGAAGCATTACAGAAGATGCTAGAAGCAGTCGTGAATGGCGAACTACAAAATGACCGACAACAGATAAAGGAATGGATAGAGCATGAGTATTTCCATGAAGGATGA
- a CDS encoding biotin--[acetyl-CoA-carboxylase] ligase: MSISMKDEILKRILAANGEAVSGQELADSLGVSRTAVWKHMQTLQGEGYTFETIKKKGYVLTGVPNSLSPTQIELFLNTKQFGREIHYFDVVDSTQTIAHKLAQQGAPQGTVIIGEEQTAGRGRMARMWESANGTGIWMTIIVRPDVTPQQASSYTLVVAVAVTMAIKTLYQQVEPAIKWPNDLLINGKKCTGILTEMQAEADLVQALLVGIGINANHVASDFSPDIADIATSIRLEAGEEINRAALVATILQYLEQFTELYVKEGFTSIKALWEQMSCTIGQRIEVTTIRERFEGIASGITEDGVLQLTQYDGTIRTIYAGDIKIL, encoded by the coding sequence ATGAGTATTTCCATGAAGGATGAAATTTTAAAAAGAATATTAGCAGCGAATGGTGAAGCAGTTTCAGGTCAGGAGCTGGCAGATTCTCTTGGTGTGTCGCGTACAGCAGTTTGGAAGCATATGCAGACATTACAGGGGGAAGGCTACACATTTGAAACAATCAAGAAAAAAGGCTATGTGCTGACAGGAGTACCTAATAGCTTAAGTCCGACACAAATTGAGCTTTTTTTAAATACAAAACAGTTTGGACGTGAAATTCACTATTTTGATGTAGTAGATTCAACTCAAACAATTGCTCATAAGCTTGCACAGCAGGGTGCACCACAGGGTACCGTTATAATTGGAGAAGAGCAAACTGCTGGTCGTGGTCGTATGGCTCGTATGTGGGAATCTGCAAATGGTACTGGCATTTGGATGACTATTATTGTGAGACCAGATGTTACCCCTCAACAGGCTTCTTCCTATACACTTGTCGTGGCAGTTGCAGTGACAATGGCAATTAAAACATTATATCAGCAGGTTGAACCAGCTATTAAATGGCCGAATGATCTACTCATTAACGGAAAAAAATGTACAGGCATTTTAACGGAGATGCAGGCAGAGGCAGATCTTGTACAAGCTCTACTTGTAGGAATAGGCATTAATGCAAATCATGTGGCATCCGATTTTTCACCAGATATTGCTGATATTGCAACATCTATACGCTTAGAAGCCGGTGAGGAGATTAACCGTGCTGCACTTGTTGCAACTATCTTACAGTACTTAGAGCAATTTACAGAGTTGTATGTCAAAGAGGGCTTTACCAGTATAAAAGCGCTGTGGGAGCAAATGTCCTGTACAATTGGTCAACGCATTGAGGTTACGACGATACGTGAACGTTTTGAAGGTATTGCTAGTGGAATTACAGAAGATGGAGTGCTACAGCTTACCCAATATGATGGAACTATCCGAACAATCTATGCAGGCGATATAAAAATCTTATAA
- a CDS encoding PadR family transcriptional regulator, with protein MTFQLGSALLDACVLAIVDKEDAYGYLLTQQVQSVMDISESTLYPVLRRLQKANYLTTYDQPYQGRNRRYYQITEQGRIRLLELLKEWKLYKEKVDCVLLGGNVNG; from the coding sequence ATGACATTTCAGCTTGGCTCAGCTTTGCTTGATGCTTGTGTGCTTGCTATTGTCGATAAAGAGGATGCATATGGCTATTTATTAACACAGCAAGTTCAGTCTGTGATGGATATTTCGGAATCAACGTTATATCCCGTGTTACGTCGATTACAAAAAGCAAACTATCTAACAACCTACGATCAGCCGTATCAAGGTAGAAATAGACGGTATTACCAAATTACTGAACAAGGTCGAATACGATTACTAGAGCTTTTAAAAGAGTGGAAGCTCTATAAGGAAAAGGTTGATTGTGTACTTTTAGGAGGTAATGTAAATGGATAG
- a CDS encoding CPBP family intramembrane metalloprotease, with amino-acid sequence MRVEIRRFLVLTFATSWLLWGGLAILTQLNLLKFGNAISIILFILGGVTPAFCEIWLKKKYSTKEEFHSFVHNIKNAKHPLSWYIFVISLAFIACFLPTLWGGAVMEKPLYLALIELPIMIIGGGLEEIGWRGFLQPTLQKRWSPLLSTFMVGAIWTIWHLPLWFVVGSNQMTMNFLWFTLTALALSFLLTAIYLFTNSIFLCIIFHAFINSLWDVFIPVTNVASGLWIFLLAFLLFAIFETYRKKSMHIVRS; translated from the coding sequence TTGAGAGTAGAAATAAGAAGATTTCTAGTCCTTACCTTTGCTACATCATGGTTATTATGGGGAGGCTTAGCCATTTTAACACAGCTAAACCTTTTAAAATTTGGCAATGCGATTTCGATAATATTATTTATTCTAGGTGGTGTGACGCCTGCATTTTGTGAGATTTGGTTGAAAAAGAAATATTCAACGAAAGAAGAGTTTCATTCTTTTGTCCATAATATAAAAAATGCTAAACACCCTTTATCGTGGTACATATTTGTTATTAGCTTGGCATTTATCGCTTGCTTTTTACCAACTCTCTGGGGTGGAGCGGTAATGGAAAAACCACTGTATCTAGCATTAATAGAACTTCCAATTATGATCATTGGCGGTGGTTTAGAGGAAATCGGCTGGCGTGGATTTTTACAGCCGACTTTGCAAAAAAGATGGTCTCCATTACTCAGTACATTTATGGTAGGTGCCATTTGGACGATTTGGCATTTGCCATTATGGTTTGTCGTGGGCTCTAATCAAATGACTATGAATTTCCTATGGTTCACTTTAACTGCTTTGGCGTTATCCTTTTTATTAACCGCTATTTATCTTTTCACTAATAGCATTTTTCTCTGTATTATTTTCCATGCTTTCATAAATTCACTTTGGGATGTTTTTATTCCAGTTACAAATGTGGCGTCTGGCTTATGGATCTTTTTATTGGCATTCCTTCTTTTTGCCATTTTTGAAACCTATCGAAAAAAGAGTATGCACATAGTAAGATCATAG
- the panB gene encoding 3-methyl-2-oxobutanoate hydroxymethyltransferase, with amino-acid sequence MKTTSDFLKMKGAGEKIVMLTAYDYPAARFAEEADVDMILVGDSLGMVVLGYNSTMPVTVADMVHHAKAVRRGAKDTFVVVDMPFGSYHGDVNETLKTAVFMMQETGADALKLEGADEVIPTIRKLTSAGIPVVAHLGLLPQSAGVLGGYKVQGKTAEQATKLLEDAKKCQEAGACAVVVECIPHQLTELLSANLIIPTIGIGAGVEADGQVLVYHDMLGYGSHHVPKFVERFGDMGNEASRGIADYVTAVKAGTFPAPKHFFTMKEEALDQLYGGVK; translated from the coding sequence ATGAAAACTACTTCAGATTTTTTAAAGATGAAGGGAGCAGGTGAGAAAATTGTTATGCTGACTGCATATGATTATCCTGCTGCAAGATTCGCCGAGGAAGCGGATGTTGATATGATTCTAGTGGGCGATTCACTAGGAATGGTGGTGCTGGGCTATAACTCTACAATGCCAGTAACTGTAGCAGATATGGTTCACCATGCAAAAGCAGTGCGCCGTGGTGCAAAGGACACATTTGTCGTTGTGGATATGCCGTTTGGTTCCTATCACGGTGATGTAAACGAGACGTTGAAAACAGCTGTATTCATGATGCAGGAAACAGGTGCGGATGCACTAAAGTTGGAAGGGGCTGATGAGGTTATACCAACGATACGTAAATTAACGTCAGCTGGTATTCCAGTGGTAGCGCATTTAGGGTTACTGCCACAATCGGCAGGAGTACTTGGCGGCTATAAGGTGCAGGGTAAAACCGCAGAGCAGGCAACGAAGCTACTAGAAGATGCAAAAAAATGCCAAGAGGCTGGAGCTTGTGCTGTTGTTGTCGAATGTATTCCACATCAGCTTACAGAGTTGCTATCTGCTAATCTAATCATCCCAACGATTGGTATTGGTGCAGGAGTAGAGGCTGATGGGCAAGTATTGGTTTATCATGACATGCTTGGCTACGGCTCCCATCATGTACCGAAATTTGTAGAGCGTTTTGGCGATATGGGGAACGAGGCAAGTCGTGGTATTGCAGATTATGTAACTGCAGTGAAGGCTGGAACATTCCCAGCACCAAAGCATTTCTTCACGATGAAAGAGGAAGCACTGGATCAGCTATATGGGGGCGTAAAGTAA